Proteins found in one Neodiprion lecontei isolate iyNeoLeco1 chromosome 6, iyNeoLeco1.1, whole genome shotgun sequence genomic segment:
- the LOC107218589 gene encoding ephrin type-A receptor 4-B isoform X15 yields the protein MIMATVKMADKMLFLVICPIVLYLRTTRGEQVVLLDTTTEGRLDWTRYPYGAQASTPGWVEESFTNFEKGINWRSYVVCDVAYNNVNNWLWTPFIERGPANRMYIEVKFTIRDCSLFPGNALSCKETFSLLYYEFDAATKEPPPWEPDSYKLIGRIAAGEGRFNTNTQEIINTEVKSIPVTKKGVYFAFRDQGACISILAIKVYYISCPEVSVNFAHFPATPTGREVSQIEQSVGTCVANAVKIDQPTFLCKGDGKWYLSAGACHCKPGYQADVEKQQCSECPIGKFKFEAGSQSCEPCPAHSKAPDYGFTECRCDAGYFRAGKDPKNMPCTQPPSAPQNLTVNFVDQSTVILSWNSPHVQGERSDTTYRVVCDACSNGVKYIPNTEIFNDTKVTITGLNAVTTYRFQVFAENGVSPLAGTPDYVDITVTTEASVPSLVSNVRFTSVKSTELSISWDAPITEIGGDSDLVERYEVRCYPRFDEATNATIVQTSDLAATFKGLKPATDYAIQVRAKTTRGWGEYTPVVFKKTPHALGLDYVGDDDNMQVRIIAGAIVAVVVLLVIIIIMTVLFLRSRASDECNKKQPSDCDTLEYRNGEGLVVTYMHCKMDSSPIVTTHTNKSKSSLTTPLFTPAVGVATAAGGGTGGGGGARSYVDPHTYEDPNQAVREFAREIDAGYITIEAIIGGGEFGDVCRGKLKLPPDGRSEIDVAIKTLKPGSADKARNDFLTEASIMGQFEHPNVIFLQGVVTKSNPVMIITEFMENGSLDTFLRANDGKFQVLQLVGMLRGIASGMQYLAEMNYVHRDLAARNVLVNAALVCKIADFGLSREIESATEGAYTTRGGKIPVRWTAPEAIAFRKFTSASDVWSMGIVCWEVMSYGERPYWNWSNQDVIKSIEKGYRLPAPMDCPEAIYQLMLDCWQKERTHRPTFANLTQTLDKLIRSPDTLRKIAQNRIRERGAPPPPPPASTVHIRKR from the exons TGGGTCGAAGAGTCGTTCACGAATTTCGAAAAGGGTATAAATTGGAGAAGCTACGTAGTCTGCGACGTGGCCTACAACAACGTTAACAACTGGCTATGGACACCGTTCATAGAGAGGGGACCAGCGAACCGGATGTACATAGAAGTGAAATTCACTATTCGAGACTGCTCGCTTTTTCCTGGTAACGCTCTCAGCTGCAAGGAAACCTTCAGTCTTCTCTATTACGAATTTGACGCAGCTACCAAAGAGCCACCGCCATGGGAACCGGACAGCTACAAACTCATTG GTCGAATCGCCGCCGGAGAGGGTAGATTCAACACAAACACCCAGGAGATAATAAACACAGAAGTGAAGTCGATACCGGTAACGAAGAAGGGTGTATACTTCGCGTTCCGGGATCAGGGCGCCTGTATATCTATACTGGCAATAAAAGTCTACTACATTAGCTGCCCGGAAGTGAGCGTTAACTTTGCTCACTTCCCGGCAACGCCGACTGGAAGAGAAGTCAGTCAGATCGAGCAGTCGGTCGGTACCTGCGTTGCTAACGCGGTGAAAATCGATCAGCCAACTTTCCTCTGCAAAGGAGATGGGAAATGGTATCTCTCAGCGGGTGCCTGTCATTGCAAACCCGGTTATCAGGCCGACGTTGAGAAACAACAGTGCAGCGAGTGCCCTATTGGGAAATTCAAGTTCGAGGCTGGTTCTCAGAGCTGCGAACCGTGCCCGGCTCACAGCAAAGCTCCGGATTACGGATTCACAGAGTGTCGATGTGACGCCGGCTACTTCAGGGCTGGAAAGGACCCCAAGAACATGCCGTGCACTC AACCCCCGTCAGCGCCGCAAAATCTGACAGTCAATTTTGTGGATCAATCTACGGTAATCCTCTCGTGGAACTCCCCACACGTGCAGGGTGAAAGGTCCGACACAACTTATAGAGTGGTTTGTGACGCCTGCAGCAACGGGGTCAAGTACATTCCAAACACC GAGATATTCAACGACACGAAAGTGACGATCACTGGATTGAACGCAGTGACAACCTACCGGTTTCAAGTATTCGCCGAGAACGGTGTTTCCCCCTTGGCCGGCACGCCGGACTACGTCGACATAACCGTTACCACGGAGGCGAGCGTCCCGAGCCTAGTCAGCAACGTAAGGTTCACCAGCGTAAAAAGTACCGAGCTGAGCATAAGCTGGGACGCTCCTATCACCGAGATCGGTGGTGACAGTGATTTGGTGGAACGATACGAAG TACGTTGCTATCCACGTTTTGATGAAGCCACAAACGCCACCATCGTACAAACTTCGGATCTGGCGGCAACGTTCAAAGGTCTGAAGCCGGCTACGGATTACGCGATTCAGGTGCGAGCCAAGACTACCAGAGGATGGGGCGAATACACTCCGGTTGTCTTTAAAAAAACACCTCACGCGCTGGGGCTCG ATTACGTCGGTGACGACGACAACATGCAGGTCAGGATCATCGCTGGCGCGATCGTCGCCGTCGTCGTTCTCCtcgtcatcattatcattatgacggtgctgttcttgcgAAG CAGGGCCTCTGATGAGTGTAACAAAAAGCAGCCGAGCGATTGCGACACCCTCGAATACAGAAACGGAGAAG GACTAGTTGTGACCTACA TGCACTGCAAAATGGACAGTTCACCGATTGTGACAACCCACACCAACAAGAGCAAGTCTTCGC TGACCACCCCGCTGTTCACGCCTGCAGTGGGAGTTGCAACGGCAGCCGGCGGCGGTACCGGGGGTGGTGGCGGGGCCCGGAGCTACGTCGATCCTCATACCTACGAGGACCCGAATCAGGCTGTCAGGGAATTCGCCCGTGAAATTGACGCCGGGTACATCACCATTGAGGCTATAATTG GTGGGGGAGAATTCGGAGACGTTTGCCGAGGCAAGTTGAAATTGCCGCCCGACGGTCGATCGGAGATTGACGTAGCCATAAAGACGCTTAAGCCAGGATCGGCGGACAAAGCGAGAAATGATTTCCTGACAGAAGCTTCGATAATGGGACAGTTCGAGCATCCAAATGTGATATTCCTCCAGGGTGTAGTCACGAAGAGTAATCCAGTTATGATAATCACTGAATTCATGGAAAACGGAAGTCTAGATACATTCCTGAGGGCGAACGACGGAAAGTTTCAAGTTCTTCAGCTAGTCGGTATGCTTCGCGGCATTGCGAGCGGCATGCAGTATCTTGCAGAAATGAATTACGTCCATCGAGACCTTGCAGCTAGGAACGTACTCGTCAACGCGGCTCTCGTTTGCAAAATCGCAGACTTCGGATTGAGTCGTGAAATCGAAAGTGCCACCGAAGGTGCTTACACGACTAGG ggCGGTAAAATCCCTGTCCGATGGACAGCGCCAGAGGCGATTGcatttagaaaatttacaagCGCCTCCGATGTTTGGAGCATGGGTATAGTTTGCTGGGAAGTAATGTCCTATGGAGAGCGACCGTACTGGAATTGGTCGAATCAGGATGTAATTAAGTCAATCGAAAAGGGCTACAGACTGCCAGCCCCAATGGATTGTCCCGAAGCCATTTATCAGCTGATGCTCGACTGCTGGCAAAAAGAACGCACCCACCGGCCTACGTTCGCCAACCTCACCCAGACCCTCGATAAACTCATACGGAGTCCAGACACCCTTCGAAAAATTGCCCAGAACAG AATCAGGGAACGGGGCGCTCCACCCCCACCACCGCCCGCATCAACCGTGCATATAAGAAAAaggtaa
- the LOC107218589 gene encoding ephrin type-A receptor 4 isoform X7 yields MIMATVKMADKMLFLVICPIVLYLRTTRGEQVVLLDTTTEGRLDWTRYPYGAQASTPGWVEESFTNFEKGINWRSYVVCDVAYNNVNNWLWTPFIERGPANRMYIEVKFTIRDCSLFPGNALSCKETFSLLYYEFDAATKEPPPWEPDSYKLIGRIAAGEGRFNTNTQEIINTEVKSIPVTKKGVYFAFRDQGACISILAIKVYYISCPEVSVNFAHFPATPTGREVSQIEQSVGTCVANAVKIDQPTFLCKGDGKWYLSAGACHCKPGYQADVEKQQCSECPIGKFKFEAGSQSCEPCPAHSKAPDYGFTECRCDAGYFRAGKDPKNMPCTQPPSAPQNLTVNFVDQSTVILSWNSPHVQGERSDTTYRVVCDACSNGVKYIPNTEIFNDTKVTITGLNAVTTYRFQVFAENGVSPLAGTPDYVDITVTTEASVPSLVSNVRFTSVKSTELSISWDAPITEIGGDSDLVERYEVRCYPRFDEATNATIVQTSDLAATFKGLKPATDYAIQVRAKTTRGWGEYTPVVFKKTPHALGLDYVGDDDNMQVRIIAGAIVAVVVLLVIIIIMTVLFLRSRASDECNKKQPSDCDTLEYRNGEGLVVTYMTTPLFTPAVGVATAAGGGTGGGGGARSYVDPHTYEDPNQAVREFAREIDAGYITIEAIIGGGEFGDVCRGKLKLPPDGRSEIDVAIKTLKPGSADKARNDFLTEASIMGQFEHPNVIFLQGVVTKSNPVMIITEFMENGSLDTFLRANDGKFQVLQLVGMLRGIASGMQYLAEMNYVHRDLAARNVLVNAALVCKIADFGLSREIESATEGAYTTRGGKIPVRWTAPEAIAFRKFTSASDVWSMGIVCWEVMSYGERPYWNWSNQDVIKSIEKGYRLPAPMDCPEAIYQLMLDCWQKERTHRPTFANLTQTLDKLIRSPDTLRKIAQNSVRPPAHNPYYVTGHGSQGGPAGPFVDVLGRQSQGQGQGPSQGQGQGQGQGQPPLAVPVMPPGAGRTLHFHTHAATHALPQQPPLTYPNWVPFTHFG; encoded by the exons TGGGTCGAAGAGTCGTTCACGAATTTCGAAAAGGGTATAAATTGGAGAAGCTACGTAGTCTGCGACGTGGCCTACAACAACGTTAACAACTGGCTATGGACACCGTTCATAGAGAGGGGACCAGCGAACCGGATGTACATAGAAGTGAAATTCACTATTCGAGACTGCTCGCTTTTTCCTGGTAACGCTCTCAGCTGCAAGGAAACCTTCAGTCTTCTCTATTACGAATTTGACGCAGCTACCAAAGAGCCACCGCCATGGGAACCGGACAGCTACAAACTCATTG GTCGAATCGCCGCCGGAGAGGGTAGATTCAACACAAACACCCAGGAGATAATAAACACAGAAGTGAAGTCGATACCGGTAACGAAGAAGGGTGTATACTTCGCGTTCCGGGATCAGGGCGCCTGTATATCTATACTGGCAATAAAAGTCTACTACATTAGCTGCCCGGAAGTGAGCGTTAACTTTGCTCACTTCCCGGCAACGCCGACTGGAAGAGAAGTCAGTCAGATCGAGCAGTCGGTCGGTACCTGCGTTGCTAACGCGGTGAAAATCGATCAGCCAACTTTCCTCTGCAAAGGAGATGGGAAATGGTATCTCTCAGCGGGTGCCTGTCATTGCAAACCCGGTTATCAGGCCGACGTTGAGAAACAACAGTGCAGCGAGTGCCCTATTGGGAAATTCAAGTTCGAGGCTGGTTCTCAGAGCTGCGAACCGTGCCCGGCTCACAGCAAAGCTCCGGATTACGGATTCACAGAGTGTCGATGTGACGCCGGCTACTTCAGGGCTGGAAAGGACCCCAAGAACATGCCGTGCACTC AACCCCCGTCAGCGCCGCAAAATCTGACAGTCAATTTTGTGGATCAATCTACGGTAATCCTCTCGTGGAACTCCCCACACGTGCAGGGTGAAAGGTCCGACACAACTTATAGAGTGGTTTGTGACGCCTGCAGCAACGGGGTCAAGTACATTCCAAACACC GAGATATTCAACGACACGAAAGTGACGATCACTGGATTGAACGCAGTGACAACCTACCGGTTTCAAGTATTCGCCGAGAACGGTGTTTCCCCCTTGGCCGGCACGCCGGACTACGTCGACATAACCGTTACCACGGAGGCGAGCGTCCCGAGCCTAGTCAGCAACGTAAGGTTCACCAGCGTAAAAAGTACCGAGCTGAGCATAAGCTGGGACGCTCCTATCACCGAGATCGGTGGTGACAGTGATTTGGTGGAACGATACGAAG TACGTTGCTATCCACGTTTTGATGAAGCCACAAACGCCACCATCGTACAAACTTCGGATCTGGCGGCAACGTTCAAAGGTCTGAAGCCGGCTACGGATTACGCGATTCAGGTGCGAGCCAAGACTACCAGAGGATGGGGCGAATACACTCCGGTTGTCTTTAAAAAAACACCTCACGCGCTGGGGCTCG ATTACGTCGGTGACGACGACAACATGCAGGTCAGGATCATCGCTGGCGCGATCGTCGCCGTCGTCGTTCTCCtcgtcatcattatcattatgacggtgctgttcttgcgAAG CAGGGCCTCTGATGAGTGTAACAAAAAGCAGCCGAGCGATTGCGACACCCTCGAATACAGAAACGGAGAAG GACTAGTTGTGACCTACA TGACCACCCCGCTGTTCACGCCTGCAGTGGGAGTTGCAACGGCAGCCGGCGGCGGTACCGGGGGTGGTGGCGGGGCCCGGAGCTACGTCGATCCTCATACCTACGAGGACCCGAATCAGGCTGTCAGGGAATTCGCCCGTGAAATTGACGCCGGGTACATCACCATTGAGGCTATAATTG GTGGGGGAGAATTCGGAGACGTTTGCCGAGGCAAGTTGAAATTGCCGCCCGACGGTCGATCGGAGATTGACGTAGCCATAAAGACGCTTAAGCCAGGATCGGCGGACAAAGCGAGAAATGATTTCCTGACAGAAGCTTCGATAATGGGACAGTTCGAGCATCCAAATGTGATATTCCTCCAGGGTGTAGTCACGAAGAGTAATCCAGTTATGATAATCACTGAATTCATGGAAAACGGAAGTCTAGATACATTCCTGAGGGCGAACGACGGAAAGTTTCAAGTTCTTCAGCTAGTCGGTATGCTTCGCGGCATTGCGAGCGGCATGCAGTATCTTGCAGAAATGAATTACGTCCATCGAGACCTTGCAGCTAGGAACGTACTCGTCAACGCGGCTCTCGTTTGCAAAATCGCAGACTTCGGATTGAGTCGTGAAATCGAAAGTGCCACCGAAGGTGCTTACACGACTAGG ggCGGTAAAATCCCTGTCCGATGGACAGCGCCAGAGGCGATTGcatttagaaaatttacaagCGCCTCCGATGTTTGGAGCATGGGTATAGTTTGCTGGGAAGTAATGTCCTATGGAGAGCGACCGTACTGGAATTGGTCGAATCAGGATGTAATTAAGTCAATCGAAAAGGGCTACAGACTGCCAGCCCCAATGGATTGTCCCGAAGCCATTTATCAGCTGATGCTCGACTGCTGGCAAAAAGAACGCACCCACCGGCCTACGTTCGCCAACCTCACCCAGACCCTCGATAAACTCATACGGAGTCCAGACACCCTTCGAAAAATTGCCCAGAACAG CGTGCGGCCACCAGCACACAATCCGTACTATGTCACTGGCCACGGCAGTCAGGGGGGCCCTGCGGGTCCGTTCGTAGACGTTTTGGGCCGACAAAGCCAAGGCCAAGGCCAAGGTCCGAGCCAAGGTCAAGGCCAAGGTCAGGGCCAAGGCCAACCACCGCTAGCCGTTCCAGTAATGCCACCAGGAGCCGGCAGAACCCTACACTTCCACACACACGCTGCGACACACGCTCTGCCCCAACAACCGCCCCTTACCTACCCCAACTGGGTCCCGTTCACCCACTTTGGTTAA
- the LOC107218589 gene encoding ephrin type-A receptor 4 isoform X13 yields the protein MIMATVKMADKMLFLVICPIVLYLRTTRGEQVVLLDTTTEGRLDWTRYPYGAQASTPGWVEESFTNFEKGINWRSYVVCDVAYNNVNNWLWTPFIERGPANRMYIEVKFTIRDCSLFPGNALSCKETFSLLYYEFDAATKEPPPWEPDSYKLIGRIAAGEGRFNTNTQEIINTEVKSIPVTKKGVYFAFRDQGACISILAIKVYYISCPEVSVNFAHFPATPTGREVSQIEQSVGTCVANAVKIDQPTFLCKGDGKWYLSAGACHCKPGYQADVEKQQCSECPIGKFKFEAGSQSCEPCPAHSKAPDYGFTECRCDAGYFRAGKDPKNMPCTQPPSAPQNLTVNFVDQSTVILSWNSPHVQGERSDTTYRVVCDACSNGVKYIPNTEIFNDTKVTITGLNAVTTYRFQVFAENGVSPLAGTPDYVDITVTTEASVPSLVSNVRFTSVKSTELSISWDAPITEIGGDSDLVERYEVRCYPRFDEATNATIVQTSDLAATFKGLKPATDYAIQVRAKTTRGWGEYTPVVFKKTPHALGLDYVGDDDNMQVRIIAGAIVAVVVLLVIIIIMTVLFLRRASDECNKKQPSDCDTLEYRNGEVTTPLFTPAVGVATAAGGGTGGGGGARSYVDPHTYEDPNQAVREFAREIDAGYITIEAIIGGGEFGDVCRGKLKLPPDGRSEIDVAIKTLKPGSADKARNDFLTEASIMGQFEHPNVIFLQGVVTKSNPVMIITEFMENGSLDTFLRANDGKFQVLQLVGMLRGIASGMQYLAEMNYVHRDLAARNVLVNAALVCKIADFGLSREIESATEGAYTTRGGKIPVRWTAPEAIAFRKFTSASDVWSMGIVCWEVMSYGERPYWNWSNQDVIKSIEKGYRLPAPMDCPEAIYQLMLDCWQKERTHRPTFANLTQTLDKLIRSPDTLRKIAQNRGTNPLAPDAVDLTQLTSVGDWLASIKMSRYAESFERAGVTTLEAAARVTVQELTALGITLVGHQKKIMNSVTALRAQMSATSQGFLV from the exons TGGGTCGAAGAGTCGTTCACGAATTTCGAAAAGGGTATAAATTGGAGAAGCTACGTAGTCTGCGACGTGGCCTACAACAACGTTAACAACTGGCTATGGACACCGTTCATAGAGAGGGGACCAGCGAACCGGATGTACATAGAAGTGAAATTCACTATTCGAGACTGCTCGCTTTTTCCTGGTAACGCTCTCAGCTGCAAGGAAACCTTCAGTCTTCTCTATTACGAATTTGACGCAGCTACCAAAGAGCCACCGCCATGGGAACCGGACAGCTACAAACTCATTG GTCGAATCGCCGCCGGAGAGGGTAGATTCAACACAAACACCCAGGAGATAATAAACACAGAAGTGAAGTCGATACCGGTAACGAAGAAGGGTGTATACTTCGCGTTCCGGGATCAGGGCGCCTGTATATCTATACTGGCAATAAAAGTCTACTACATTAGCTGCCCGGAAGTGAGCGTTAACTTTGCTCACTTCCCGGCAACGCCGACTGGAAGAGAAGTCAGTCAGATCGAGCAGTCGGTCGGTACCTGCGTTGCTAACGCGGTGAAAATCGATCAGCCAACTTTCCTCTGCAAAGGAGATGGGAAATGGTATCTCTCAGCGGGTGCCTGTCATTGCAAACCCGGTTATCAGGCCGACGTTGAGAAACAACAGTGCAGCGAGTGCCCTATTGGGAAATTCAAGTTCGAGGCTGGTTCTCAGAGCTGCGAACCGTGCCCGGCTCACAGCAAAGCTCCGGATTACGGATTCACAGAGTGTCGATGTGACGCCGGCTACTTCAGGGCTGGAAAGGACCCCAAGAACATGCCGTGCACTC AACCCCCGTCAGCGCCGCAAAATCTGACAGTCAATTTTGTGGATCAATCTACGGTAATCCTCTCGTGGAACTCCCCACACGTGCAGGGTGAAAGGTCCGACACAACTTATAGAGTGGTTTGTGACGCCTGCAGCAACGGGGTCAAGTACATTCCAAACACC GAGATATTCAACGACACGAAAGTGACGATCACTGGATTGAACGCAGTGACAACCTACCGGTTTCAAGTATTCGCCGAGAACGGTGTTTCCCCCTTGGCCGGCACGCCGGACTACGTCGACATAACCGTTACCACGGAGGCGAGCGTCCCGAGCCTAGTCAGCAACGTAAGGTTCACCAGCGTAAAAAGTACCGAGCTGAGCATAAGCTGGGACGCTCCTATCACCGAGATCGGTGGTGACAGTGATTTGGTGGAACGATACGAAG TACGTTGCTATCCACGTTTTGATGAAGCCACAAACGCCACCATCGTACAAACTTCGGATCTGGCGGCAACGTTCAAAGGTCTGAAGCCGGCTACGGATTACGCGATTCAGGTGCGAGCCAAGACTACCAGAGGATGGGGCGAATACACTCCGGTTGTCTTTAAAAAAACACCTCACGCGCTGGGGCTCG ATTACGTCGGTGACGACGACAACATGCAGGTCAGGATCATCGCTGGCGCGATCGTCGCCGTCGTCGTTCTCCtcgtcatcattatcattatgacggtgctgttcttgcgAAG GGCCTCTGATGAGTGTAACAAAAAGCAGCCGAGCGATTGCGACACCCTCGAATACAGAAACGGAGAAG TGACCACCCCGCTGTTCACGCCTGCAGTGGGAGTTGCAACGGCAGCCGGCGGCGGTACCGGGGGTGGTGGCGGGGCCCGGAGCTACGTCGATCCTCATACCTACGAGGACCCGAATCAGGCTGTCAGGGAATTCGCCCGTGAAATTGACGCCGGGTACATCACCATTGAGGCTATAATTG GTGGGGGAGAATTCGGAGACGTTTGCCGAGGCAAGTTGAAATTGCCGCCCGACGGTCGATCGGAGATTGACGTAGCCATAAAGACGCTTAAGCCAGGATCGGCGGACAAAGCGAGAAATGATTTCCTGACAGAAGCTTCGATAATGGGACAGTTCGAGCATCCAAATGTGATATTCCTCCAGGGTGTAGTCACGAAGAGTAATCCAGTTATGATAATCACTGAATTCATGGAAAACGGAAGTCTAGATACATTCCTGAGGGCGAACGACGGAAAGTTTCAAGTTCTTCAGCTAGTCGGTATGCTTCGCGGCATTGCGAGCGGCATGCAGTATCTTGCAGAAATGAATTACGTCCATCGAGACCTTGCAGCTAGGAACGTACTCGTCAACGCGGCTCTCGTTTGCAAAATCGCAGACTTCGGATTGAGTCGTGAAATCGAAAGTGCCACCGAAGGTGCTTACACGACTAGG ggCGGTAAAATCCCTGTCCGATGGACAGCGCCAGAGGCGATTGcatttagaaaatttacaagCGCCTCCGATGTTTGGAGCATGGGTATAGTTTGCTGGGAAGTAATGTCCTATGGAGAGCGACCGTACTGGAATTGGTCGAATCAGGATGTAATTAAGTCAATCGAAAAGGGCTACAGACTGCCAGCCCCAATGGATTGTCCCGAAGCCATTTATCAGCTGATGCTCGACTGCTGGCAAAAAGAACGCACCCACCGGCCTACGTTCGCCAACCTCACCCAGACCCTCGATAAACTCATACGGAGTCCAGACACCCTTCGAAAAATTGCCCAGAACAG GGGTACAAATCCACTAGCACCGGACGCAGTGGATCTTACGCAACTGACGTCAGTAGGTGATTGGCTGGCATCAataaaaatgtcaagatatGCGGAGAGTTTTGAAAGAGCTGGGGTAACGACGTTGGAGGCTGCAGCAAGAGTCACCGTCCAAGAGCTGACTGCCCTAGGAATAACGTTAGTCGGTCATCAAAAGAAAATCATGAACAGTGTAACTGCTCTGAGGGCTCAAATGTCAGCAACGTCGCAAGGTTTCCTTGTCTAG